The following DNA comes from Microbacterium terregens.
GGTGACGCTCAGCAGTTGGACGAAGACCAGGAGTTCCTCGCGGGACTCGAACCCGAACAGCGAGAGCGCATCCTCTCGGACGATCAGGTTGGTGTGCAGGTGCACGTCGTCGCCGACGTTCGTGGCCGAGGCCACGTGTGGGGTCACGGCCACCGTCAGACCCACTCCCCCCACCTCCAGCACGAGCGAGTCGGTGTCGATGTGGGCGGCCCGACCGCGCAACGAGGAGATCATGCAACGAGCCTACGAGCCGGTTCGCAGTTTTGTTCGACCGACACGCTTCGACAAGCTCAGCACGAGCACACTCATCGGCGGGCCAGGCGCTCCGCATCCGCCCACGCGCGCTGTGCCGGCGTGAGGGTCCCACCCGCGGGCGCCTGTGCGGCGCCGCCGCGCCACGCATGACAGAGGGCGAGCGCCAGCGCGTCGGCCGCATCGGCGGGCTGCGGCATTTCGTCGAGGCGCAGGATGCGGGCGACCATCGCCTGCACCTGCCTCTTGTCTGCGGCACCGTACCCCGTGACGGCGGCCTTCACCTCGGTGGGGGTATGCGTCGTGGCCGCGAGCCCGCGTTCACCGGCGATGAGCAGAGCGATGCCGCTGGCCTGCGCGGTCCCCATCACCGAATGGCGGTTGTTCTGCGAGAACACGCGCTCCACGGCCATGACGGTGGGACCGTGGAGGTCGATGACCGCCCGGATGCCGGCGGCGATCGTCGCGAGACGGCGTTCGATCGGCTCGCCCGGGTCGGAACGGACGACACCCACGTGCACGAGTGTCGCGGACCGGTTCCGGGCGACGTCGACCACGCCGACACCGCAGCGGGTCAGGCCGGGGTCGATGCCGATAACGCGCAGGGCTGCCACTCCCCCACGTTAAGCGGCCTCGGCGAGCGGCCACCGACGGCGCGCCCGACAGGCGGCACTTGCGCGCTGCTACTCGTCCGATTCGAGTTCGGCCTGCACCTCGGCGGTCAGATCGAAGTTGCTGTAGACGTTCTGCACGTCGTCGCTGTCTTCGAGTGCATCGATCAGGCGGAAGACCTTGCGAGCGGTGTCGGCATCCACCTCGACCTTGAGCGTCGGGACGAATTCGACGTCCGCCGACTCGTAGTCGATGCCCGCGTCCTGCAGTGCCGAACGGACCGGGACGAGGTCGGACGGCTCTGTGAGGATCTCGAAGCCCTCGGCGTGCGGCTCGATCTCCTCCGCCCCGGCCTCGAGGACGGCGAGCATGATGTCGTCCTCGTTGGTCCCCTCGCCGGAGACGACGATGACGCCCTTGCGATGGAAGTTGTAGGCCACGCTGCCGGGGTCGGCCATCGTCGCGCCGTTGCGGGTCATCGCCGTGCGCACCTCGGCAGCCGCACGGTTGCGGTTGTCGGTGAGGCACTCGATGAGCAGGGCGACGCCGTTCGGCCCGTAGCCCTCGTAGAGGATCGTCTGGTAATCGACGGACTCACCGGTCAGGCCGGCACCGCGCTTGACCGCGCGGTTGATGTTGTCGATGGGGACCGAGGTCTTCTTCGCCTTCTGGATGGCGTCCTGAAGGGTCGGGTTCCCCGCGAGATCCGCGCCGCCGAGCTTGGCCGCGACTTCGATGTTCTTGATGAGCTTGGCGAACGACTTGGCACGGCGCGAATCGATGATCGCCTTTTTGTGCTTCGTGGTCGCCCACTTGGAGTGGCCGGACATTCCCCCAGTTTACGTGGCTCCGCCCTCACCCACGCGCGGACGTCACCGGCCGGCGATCTTGCGCAGCGTTCGAAGATTGCGGTTGGTCGTCATCGCCTTGTACCGCTTCTGTGCCAACAGCTTCGCGAAGGGCGTGTCGACGGTCGTCCCCTTGACGGGGTTCCAGTACACGACACCGCGTCCGGGGGCGACCGGGTCGACCCCTTCGTCGAGGGAAGAGGCCGCCTCGAGAAGCTCGCCCACCGTCGCGGAATCGGAGCAGAAGATCACCCACGGCTGCCGGTCGGCGTCCTCGGCGTCGAACGGGAAGCCCTCGATCGCATCGTCCAGCTCGACCCGCGGAACCAGGACGATCCACGCGTCATAGCCGAAGCGGTCACGCAGGGCCTTCTCGATGCGGGTCTTGAGGTCCGACCGCGCGGAGGTCCCGGCATCCGCATCGAAGAGCACGTTGCCGCTGGCGAGCACGGTCTTCACCCCGTCGAAGCCCAACCCCCGGAACAGATCGGCGAGGTCTGCGCCGCGCACCGTGATGCCGCCGACGTTGACACCCCGCAGAAGCGCGACCCAGCTCGTCATGCGGGTGAGCATACGCCGGTGCCACGACGTCAGGCTGCGCGCACCGTCTCGAGGAAGAGGTGATGGAAGCGGTGCTCGCCGGTGACCTCGGGATGGAAGGACGTGCCCAGGAGCGCGCCGCTGCGGACCGCGACCACGCGCCCGTCGTCGAGGCTCGCGATCGTCTCCACCCCGGGCCCGACGTCGATCACGAGGGGTGCTCGGATGAAGACGGCGTGGACCGGCGGGCCCTCCAGCAGCGGCACGTCGAGATCGGTCTCGAAGGACTCGACCTGACCGCCGAACGCGTTGCGCTGCACGGTCACGTCGAGTCCGCCGAAGGTCTCTTGCCCCGCAATGCCGTCGGTGATGCGGTCGGCCAGGAGGATCAAACCCGCGCACGTGCCGTACATGGGCATGCCGGCGGCGATCGCATCGCGGATCGGCTGTTGCATCCCGAACGCGCGCGACAGTTTGTCGATGACGCTGGATTCACCCCCGGGAAGCACGAGGCCCTGCACACCGGCCAACTCGGCCGGGCGCCGCACGAGGATCACGTCCGCACCGAGATCGGACAGTACCCGCGCGTGCTCGCGCACGTCGCCCTGCAGCGCGAGGACCCCGACGCGGGGGCGCTCAGACACTCGCGTACCCGCTCACCGGCTTCCGCCGCTACCAGCCGCGCTCGGACAGCCGGTGCGGAGCGGCGAGGTCGGTGACATTGATGCCGACCATGGCCTCGCCCAGCCCGCGTGAGACCTCGGCGATGACCTTCGCGTCGTCGTAGAACGTGGTCGCCTTGACGATCGCGGCGGCGCGCTGTGCGGGATTTCCCGACTTGAAGATGCCGGAGCCGACGAACACGCCGTCTGCGCCCAGCTGCATCATCATCGCCGCGTCGGCAGGGGTGGCCACGCCGCCGGCGACGAACAGCACGACCGGGAGCTTGCCCGTCTCGGCGATCTCGGCGACGAGCTCGTAGGGCGCCTGCAGATCCTTGGCCGCGACGTAGAGCTCGTCCTTGGTCAGGGAGCGGAGGTGGTTGATCTCGCCGGAGATCTTGCGGATGTGCTTGGTCGCCTCGGACACGTCACCGGTGCCGGCCTCGCCCTTGGAGCGGATCATCGCCGCGCCTTCGTTGATGCGACGCAGCGCCTCGCCGAGGTTGGTCGCACCGCAGACGAACGGGACCGTGAACTTCCACTTGTCGATGTGGTTGACGTAGTCGGCGGGCGAAAGCACCTCGGACTCGTCGATGTAGTCGACGCCCAGCTCCTGCAGCACCTGTGCCTCGACGAAGTGGCCGATGCGGGCCTTGGCCATCACGGGGATCGAGACCGCCTCGATGATCGCGTCGATCATGTCGGGGTCGCTCATGCGGGACACGCCGCCCTGCGCCCGGATGTCGGCGGGAACACGCTCGAGCGCCATCACGGCAACGGCTCCGGCGTCTTCGGCGATGCGAGCCTGCTCGACCGTGACGACGTCCATGATGACGCCGCCCTTGAGCATCTCGGCGAGGCCGCGCTTGACGCGACTCGATCCGTGCTGGGCGGACGAGGGCGAGGGCGTGGTGCTGTCAGTCATAATCCCTGATTCTAGTTGGCCTGCGCGGCCCCATCCGGTCGCGGACGCGGGCCACCGACGGTCTGCTGGACCCGGCCGGGGGTGGAGAATCGAGCGGTGAAGATCCTCTCGATCCAGTCCGCCGTCGCCTACGGTCATGTCGGCAACTCCGCCGCCGTTTTTCCGCTCCAGCGGATCGGGGTCGAAGTGCTCCCGGTCTACACGGTGAACTTCTCCAACCACACCGGCTACGGCTCCTGGCGCGGTCCGATGGTCAGCCCCGACGATGTGCGCGACATCATCATCGGCATCGAGGAACGCGGCGTGATGGGTGAGATCGATGTCGTGCTGTCGG
Coding sequences within:
- the pdxT gene encoding pyridoxal 5'-phosphate synthase glutaminase subunit PdxT — encoded protein: MSERPRVGVLALQGDVREHARVLSDLGADVILVRRPAELAGVQGLVLPGGESSVIDKLSRAFGMQQPIRDAIAAGMPMYGTCAGLILLADRITDGIAGQETFGGLDVTVQRNAFGGQVESFETDLDVPLLEGPPVHAVFIRAPLVIDVGPGVETIASLDDGRVVAVRSGALLGTSFHPEVTGEHRFHHLFLETVRAA
- the pdxS gene encoding pyridoxal 5'-phosphate synthase lyase subunit PdxS, yielding MTDSTTPSPSSAQHGSSRVKRGLAEMLKGGVIMDVVTVEQARIAEDAGAVAVMALERVPADIRAQGGVSRMSDPDMIDAIIEAVSIPVMAKARIGHFVEAQVLQELGVDYIDESEVLSPADYVNHIDKWKFTVPFVCGATNLGEALRRINEGAAMIRSKGEAGTGDVSEATKHIRKISGEINHLRSLTKDELYVAAKDLQAPYELVAEIAETGKLPVVLFVAGGVATPADAAMMMQLGADGVFVGSGIFKSGNPAQRAAAIVKATTFYDDAKVIAEVSRGLGEAMVGINVTDLAAPHRLSERGW
- the ruvC gene encoding crossover junction endodeoxyribonuclease RuvC, whose protein sequence is MAALRVIGIDPGLTRCGVGVVDVARNRSATLVHVGVVRSDPGEPIERRLATIAAGIRAVIDLHGPTVMAVERVFSQNNRHSVMGTAQASGIALLIAGERGLAATTHTPTEVKAAVTGYGAADKRQVQAMVARILRLDEMPQPADAADALALALCHAWRGGAAQAPAGGTLTPAQRAWADAERLARR
- a CDS encoding DUF1697 domain-containing protein; protein product: MTSWVALLRGVNVGGITVRGADLADLFRGLGFDGVKTVLASGNVLFDADAGTSARSDLKTRIEKALRDRFGYDAWIVLVPRVELDDAIEGFPFDAEDADRQPWVIFCSDSATVGELLEAASSLDEGVDPVAPGRGVVYWNPVKGTTVDTPFAKLLAQKRYKAMTTNRNLRTLRKIAGR
- a CDS encoding YebC/PmpR family DNA-binding transcriptional regulator — protein: MSGHSKWATTKHKKAIIDSRRAKSFAKLIKNIEVAAKLGGADLAGNPTLQDAIQKAKKTSVPIDNINRAVKRGAGLTGESVDYQTILYEGYGPNGVALLIECLTDNRNRAAAEVRTAMTRNGATMADPGSVAYNFHRKGVIVVSGEGTNEDDIMLAVLEAGAEEIEPHAEGFEILTEPSDLVPVRSALQDAGIDYESADVEFVPTLKVEVDADTARKVFRLIDALEDSDDVQNVYSNFDLTAEVQAELESDE